Part of the Chelmon rostratus isolate fCheRos1 chromosome 13, fCheRos1.pri, whole genome shotgun sequence genome is shown below.
TTAGAGACTTACAGCCAAGAGGGGGTCCCATTGCTGTGGGAAAACTGAGACAAGAGGGTGCTCTAAACAAAAGCTCAGTTCTTCAATGGGACAAGAGGGACAGCCTCAAAAAAGTGGAATTTGTGATGCCATCCACAACTGTAACCACAGATGCAAGCACTGCTGAGGGTGTAGAGGCGGAGAGCAGGCAGGAGGCGGTGGAAGAGGCAATGGAAGCACAGGAGGTTGAGGAGGACGAAGGAAAGACAGCATTTGGCGTTAAGCTGCGCTCCACATCTCAGTCAATGAGGCTTCGGTTTGATGCCTCTTCTAACCACAGCTCGAAGCCAGCAGCGTGTGAGGAGCAAtgtgacaaacaaaaaagacaggaaacaagtgATACTGCAAGttctgtgtgtaaaaaaatgtccacaaacACCTCTTGTACACCATCCACCGCTGGAGACCTCCGACTGACAGGTGAGTCAGAGAAATCGTATTAATTCCACCAATAAGAAGACGTTTAAGCTCACATTCACTTTTGCCTTGGTGTGCACTTTTTCAGTTCCATATAGGGTTAAACATTGCACAGATGTATACTGTAATTTTCTCTAGAGAGATAAGATCACAGGGGACCTTTGTACTGTACAGACTTTCACTAACTTTAACAGAGCTTCCAAGTGTCTAACTGACCTGTGCCACTCCTTAGATCCAGCCCCACCTGGCTTCTCCCATCCAGTCAAGCAGAACCCACCAACTACCTGTGATCCTCACATCATGCCATCAGAAGTCCACACAACCTCCTCAAATCCCAAAGAAGCTGAAACTACCCTTGCAGCGCCTCAGGAGCCCCAGCCTGTCCCCCAAACAGCCCCGTCGGAGGTGTCCTGGATGAGCTTGGCAATGGAGAAGACCAGAAGCCTCCAGCAGCTTTTTACTAGCAGATTTCCCAGAGATTTTCCAGGTGTGCAGTCAGCGGCTCGACCGCAAGCACAAGTGCAGACAACGAATCAAACAGAGGCACCGACTGCGgcacaagcacagacacagactgtaaaaatacaacacagtaCAACACCACTAGAGGCTGCAAATCAGCCATCAACTGATGCAATCAAAGCAGAAACGGAGCAAAGCAGAAGTCCAGCACAGACTATCAAACTGTCACTGGTGGCAGTGCAACAGAAGACATCAACAGCATCTCCTGTACAGTCAAACACCTCGAGAGAACCACAAGCATCAAAACAAACCAGTGAACCTCAGTCACACCCAGACACAACTCAGTCTGCCTcgcagtctgtgtctgtgcaggccAATCCAGGGACAACCCAGCCCCCCTCTGTACAAACCTCCTCTCAGCTCACACAAGGGAGCGTCGCACAGTCTCCGGCACAACCTTACCTTTCCTCAGGCCAACAGCAACCCCCCTGGAGCAGTCGAGGTGTTCAGCTCAAATCTGCAACTCCAGCTCCAACCTCAGTTTCCACCATCTCTTCAGCGACAGTTACTCCTGCAGCTTGTGTCttggggagagaggagagagaaggcagCATGCAGGAAAAGGAGGGCGCATCACTGTCAGGAAGACGGGCGGTCTGGGCTGGGTCAGTAAGCGAGAAGGCTGCTTTTTTGGAGAAAAGGGCAGAGTGGGCCACTCCATCTGGAACCAAGGGGGTTTGTGGTACTTCTTTGTAACTTTCTTTCATTCCACGTTTGACTGAAAATCAGTTAAAGGATAAGACTGCCgatattctatattttctcttttgtaaACAAATGCCATGAAAAGTCAAAAACCCAGAATGTGATAGTTCCTTTTTGACTTCCCTGCCCTGTCTTAGACACTCAATCTCAAGTCAATTTGTTCCCTCTGAGGATGTAAATATTCAAATTTGGGTGACTGATatatgttcatgttttaaaactcagtaatttcctaaaagaGCTGGGCATTatagtttttatcaaacattaCTCGAACAGAAGTAAATTGTGCATTTGTGGAGGCTATTGTTAGCCACTTTAGCTTTGGTGTGCTAGTGAGTGTTCACAATAGCAGGGTGCTGTGTTTGAGTGCCCATGTTCATCCTAATGAAGGAATATGTCGGCCATTGAAATTCTTTGGCTCATTGTTgagtttttaatagtttttggatgACAGTGGAGCGCAGATGACTCAGGCTTTGGCTCCACAGACAATTCTTGTTAGTTGGATCAATTCCTTATTGGGTCTTTTCATGGCAGTTGTtaacaatgaatgaaatgtagAATATCATTACATTTGTTCTTTACCTACCATTCTTTGAGACTGACATGCTGCTCAGATGATCTAACTCCCAGCTCTCctcaggtggaggtgaaaaAAGTTCAAATAGAGGCACAGACATCAGGTGAATCCCCTGCCTTGGCCAAAACCACGCCTCTaagcaaagacacaaaaccagAGGAAAGACCAGAGGGGGCACCTGCAGGTGTGTTGATGCACATTAACTACAGTTACGACTGCAGAAATAGTAAATTGGTGTTCAGTATCCTCACAGGCAGCTACATGACGCAACTTTTGTCTTTCAGAGTCGAGTCCCACCAAAGTTCCAGACAGACCTCGTGAGGACAAATGGTTGAGGAAAAGTGTGCCGTCATCTTCATCGCCCTCAACGTCTCCCACAATGCCATCAGCTCTGCAGTCCATATCTGAGAGCGGCCAGCCGTCCTGGATGGAACTGGCAAAAAGGAAGTCAATGGCCTGGAGTGATAAGTCCATGGACTGAGAGGGAAAACAGACATATTGTGTGTGatacaacaaacaacagcccTGCAGACAAACTGCTATATTTAAGTTCTGGTGAGTCTGTCAGGAAGGTGTTGATTGAAATCTGCTGAGGCTGTTGTGCTTGTGTattgaattttatttaattgtaaaGTGTTAATGTTATATTGAGAGACAGATATAATATCACAGAGAGGATATATATCGAAACATTCATTATGATCCCTCTCCACCACAAACACTTCAACATAAATGGTATTTCTGCACAATATTTTATGTGATTCAACATGTCACTGCTGTTAATAGCttatgttaaataataaaatttcTAATGTTACGGTTTTGTATCATTTGTCATTTGCCGTTGTGCAAAGTAGAAGGTATTAAATTATTATGtcaaatatactgtaattgACTTCATACTCTCGGAACAACATCAGATATGATCTCTATATATGGATAACAATGtttaatatttagatttttttgttcaGGATGTAGAGAGAGTGGGTCAAGAGCAAGGACTTCTGTTGTCCCAGCTTTTCCCTGTCTGGTAAACCTAGCAGTAATGAATCAGTATATCATGGGACCTCCACTTCCTCACTAATCTGGCCCACGGGCCCTCCTGCAGGCCTTATCTGGACCCTGCCCTAAGCTGTGCATCACTGTAAGAAGAGATTTTTACTGCTCATCCTGCCTGAAACTAAATGTTTTTCAATGTTAGGTGACACTGTATGCCATTAGTTTTTGGTTTGAAACTAGATCAAGTATTGAACATGGTACCAATACTGACTTGTTTGGGTGcgtaaacacatgaaaaaagtCATTAAAGTTGGAATCCTTCATTTGGTGACACTTGTACCTACTGAAGGTAACAGCAAATGCTGTTTAATACTACTGGTCCCAGAAGTCAAACAGGGGCAGTCAAACAAActattgttattttaataaagaagtcaggTAGTAACTGGCCCTTTTTCCACAATGCTgtgatctgattttatgctgcGCACTGCATGAGCCACAAATGGAAGGGCACAGCCGAagatggaggtggagctcaCTATGACTTGTGCATGTTGATGTTTTAGGTGTTCAAGTCAGAAATCATTTTACAACTTCATATTCTGTTGGATAGTTCAATCCAGTGCACCCAACATTTATGGCAAGTGACCCCCTGAAATAAGTCCATGACCATGGTGGGGATGTAAGCTCtttgatttttcagtttgtttagttTGACGACTTTCAGACACATAAAGAGGTATGTCAGCGCAAATTGTGTAATACATCTGTCCCTTTAACTGTTTTGtaacttttatcttttattagATTGGTCTTTGAAACCTTTGGAGGGTCCCAACCTTTAGGTTAGGGACCATTGGTTTACCCTGCAACGCATACAATCATCACTGCTTCTGTATATAAAAACTTAATCTGCAGAATATAGTAAACATGGATGGGAAACAAAATATTACTGAGGCAAAAACTGcaatgttttcctttaaaatataGTTGAGCAGAAAGTAAAATATGACTAGGActaatacttacatactttaCTACGTGCCAGTGCCATCACTGTTTCACCGTTTCAGTCATTCATAATTGAAACCGGTTTGAATGTTAAATGTGTGTCCCTGCTTTGCCAGTAGGGGTCGCTGTAAACCTTATCTGTGTTGCAAAATGTCCTCGTGTTACGAAAAACACAGACACGTGAGGTTGTAAACAAGAGAGTGGATGACGGGCGGCCATTGTCCGAGCTCATTGATATGAGGGCCTGTTGCTTTCCCCTGGCAGTGTTCGCCACTGtcctgtttctgtgtcaaaGCTACACCCTGAGGAGCTCGGTGTCCTGGGTCGTGTCCTCCAACGACGTGGTGGAGGACGCGGACCTGTCGGAGGAGGTCGCCCCGGCGTTGCTGGTGGACGGCGCGGGGCTGTGGAAGCAGTCTTACCCGTCCTCCAGCGTCCTCGCGGACAGCGTGGAGAGCCCCGGAGAGCTGGTGAAGCCGGAGAGCGACAATGTGGCGCAGCTCTCCTCTCGCCTGTTTTCATATCGGCTGGAGAAGGTGAAGAAGTCCGCCAGCAGCGGTCCTCCCCCTCACCAGGAGACCGCCAGGACTGCCAGATACATAGCTCATTATAGTGACTGGGGACACCTGGCCACCATTTCAACTCAAGACAAGGTAACACAGAGAGACTTTTCCGTGGACTGAGACGTCCTAATGACTGTGTCagtgcatttcagtgtttggaAAAGGACTAGCCGAGCAACAGTGCTCCCATGATGAAGTAAACTGACACTGAGAGGACCTCAGTCGAGCCAGGGCTGCAGCAAAGCTCTGAGAAATACTCAAGTCCAGTGGTGCAAAGTAACTGTGCATTCACTCAAGTGCTGTGCTGCAGTTCTCTCATGTATTTCCAGCTGATGCCACTTAATTGTACTTTCTGCCCCAGTTATGTGGCTGGTTGTGTTGAGGTTGTACAAAGCTATGCTGGGATTTACACAAGGTCATCATGCACTAATAAGAATGATAAAAGTTGTAACTTGTCCCACagacaaaactgacaagaaAGCTCCCGAAGTCCCGAACAAGAGTTTCATCTTGTTGCACATGATAATAACTTTTGTGCACAAATTATCTGctgcttaaaataaaaaagaaatgtaaaatataaccTTTTGAGACCCTGGGATCCCAGTAATTTAACACTGCCTAATTCTGCATGATGATTGCTGTTACCTTAGATTTGTTCAGTCCATGtttctaataataattaatactcttgtgtttctgattttaatatattttatttattactgttttcCAAAATGGTCAAAGTTAAATGCTATTTCAAAGCCTTCTCCACACTGTCCGATAAAACCAAACCACATGATAAGACTAGTTTAGATGGCTCATCTCAACTTTCATTTCATAGCTTTAGCAGTCATGTAGTGGGGAATTTTTGCATGTATGCTAAATGATCAGTTTGTTATCACAATTGAAAATGATTCACACCCATTCAGACCCTTCTGACAATATGTCATTACTGAATTTTCTCTGTACTAAGATGTCTTTGGTAATATCCTACTCTTTGCACAGATTAAAGGTCTCCCCTTTGGAAACATCTTCTCAGTGAGTGATGGACCGCTGGACAACAGCACTGGAGTCATCTACTTTTACGTGACTCCGATGGACAACACCGTATCAGACCTGAAAAGTAATCCCTATGCTTCTCTCACATTCTCAGAGGCTGAGGGAGAATTCTGCAGGTAAGCCCTAACTTTTAACATACTCCCATGGCCAGGCTACTTGGCCCCCATTAACTGAAATAATGGACATCTAACTAAAGCCTCTAAACACATGCAGTCTATCCCTGAAGttttcaggaacatttccttcATGGGGTcgtgtgtgaatgggtgaaggGATCCATATTCAGGGAAATCTGTACTGCCAATTTCTCACATAAAGACTGAGTAACCTTTCAGAGCAAATGCTGGTCCAGCTGTTTCGTGAGTAACATTTCAGGTACAGGTAACGTCCATCTGACTAAAGACACTTTCACATGGAGCGAACTACCCGATCACAAGACTCTGCTGATGAGGTATTTGAAGATGCTCCAAAATTGTTTTAAAGTTCCTTTTTAATGTATCAAATGCCTGTTTCTGATTCAagtaga
Proteins encoded:
- the cracdla gene encoding capping protein inhibiting regulator of actin dynamics produces the protein MQSFYGDTEESTEDIPGRKKSRLKSLKTRLLGSKRGGVEINAKLSQSVSDITAGEGLGSEEDLACSQGMMGSRALSHDSIFLADEVQTDAEPARVLSQENVHSKIKALQMKLQQQKMHLGPPPLVVPIRQPEDPGSRSEDGGLSKSPPASSGGDVAAQAALRKTMYQPFSRPFSPKPAPTKPVLQTPSQPLPSYVPSNSSVVESPLDFSSPAQFTPCLDTSAARHRMSIKPRNQRASTKKRLTATDSRPLLDALNNIDQPESMREEEQQLSTQEEETPETVQGGAIIPITSQLLPSKSSEVAPTTPEVASKSSYQTLPQQDQALPGRVPSLPPQVLRVKPHRPADVRSSERPHSSFIPSELKDKREEGSEIQVMSHDKRTTPNKAGMTEASSVQPSTAFASVVAFRSSSVQKEVRGETESMRGIKRPAPGSFHFSITAAKNRDVERPRSGSFVEVLEQTEARQRADDKPLSSTREKAELRDLQPRGGPIAVGKLRQEGALNKSSVLQWDKRDSLKKVEFVMPSTTVTTDASTAEGVEAESRQEAVEEAMEAQEVEEDEGKTAFGVKLRSTSQSMRLRFDASSNHSSKPAACEEQCDKQKRQETSDTASSVCKKMSTNTSCTPSTAGDLRLTDPAPPGFSHPVKQNPPTTCDPHIMPSEVHTTSSNPKEAETTLAAPQEPQPVPQTAPSEVSWMSLAMEKTRSLQQLFTSRFPRDFPGVQSAARPQAQVQTTNQTEAPTAAQAQTQTVKIQHSTTPLEAANQPSTDAIKAETEQSRSPAQTIKLSLVAVQQKTSTASPVQSNTSREPQASKQTSEPQSHPDTTQSASQSVSVQANPGTTQPPSVQTSSQLTQGSVAQSPAQPYLSSGQQQPPWSSRGVQLKSATPAPTSVSTISSATVTPAACVLGREEREGSMQEKEGASLSGRRAVWAGSVSEKAAFLEKRAEWATPSGTKGVEVKKVQIEAQTSGESPALAKTTPLSKDTKPEERPEGAPAESSPTKVPDRPREDKWLRKSVPSSSSPSTSPTMPSALQSISESGQPSWMELAKRKSMAWSDKSMD
- the creg2 gene encoding protein CREG2, with product MRACCFPLAVFATVLFLCQSYTLRSSVSWVVSSNDVVEDADLSEEVAPALLVDGAGLWKQSYPSSSVLADSVESPGELVKPESDNVAQLSSRLFSYRLEKVKKSASSGPPPHQETARTARYIAHYSDWGHLATISTQDKIKGLPFGNIFSVSDGPLDNSTGVIYFYVTPMDNTVSDLKSNPYASLTFSEAEGEFCRQMVYDPEDPRCARLTLTGKMVEVAPEELGFAKEAMFSRHPVMAKWPVGHKWFFMKLELIQVWLQDWIGGVSLIPLEDYFKATPF